The sequence ACTCGATATATAAACGGCGCACTTAAACTGAAGCGATCACTCGCTTACGCATGCTCCCCGCGCCAACCTGTCGGCGTGGCGCCATGTTGTTTTTGAAAGGCGGTCGCGAAGTGGGCGCTTGAGGCGAAGCCGCAGAGCCTGGCGATCTCGGCGATCGATAGACTTGATTCCAGCAGCATCCCTTTGGCCCGTTCCAGACGCACCCGGCGGATTTCTTCGGCCGGCGAGCGCCCCAGTTGTTCGCGAAAGCGTTGTTCCAACGATCGGCGGCTGATTGGGAACTCACGGATCAGTTGTTTCACTTGCAGTCCCTGATCGGCATGCTCGCGGATGTAGCGCAAGATCGCGAGCAACTCGCTGTCGGCGATCGCCAGCATATCGGTCGAGTGCCGCTGACGAACTTGAATCGGTGCGATCAGCTTCGGCTTGGCCGGAATCGCGCCGCCGTTCATCAGCTTCAAGAGCAGCTTCGACGCTTCCGTTCCCAGTGCATGACAGCCAAGCTGGATCGCCGATAGTCGCGGCCAGGCCAGGTTGCAAAGGAGATCGTCATCATCGCCCGCCAAAATCGCCACCTCATCCGGCACGCGGATTCCGCCGAGATCGCAGATCTCGGCAAGCTGCCGCGCCGGGTAAGGATCGGCGGCGAAGACTCCCAACGGTCGCGGAAGCTTGCTGAGCCATTGCATCACATGCTGATGATCGACGGCCCAACCTTGGCGGACTTCCTTCGAGCCGAAGATCGAACAAGCGAAGCCTGCTTCTTTCAGCAGCCGAGCGAAGATCTCGACGCGCTGATCGTTATAGCGTCCCAGCGGCGGCGCGTAACAAGCGAAGTGCTTCAGTCCCAACTGACGCAAATGCGTCACTGCCAGGTGGGCGCGACGCTCGTCGTCGGTCGCGACGCGGCCGAGCCAGTTTTCCGACGGCAGCATCTGCGAAACGTCGACCGTCGGCAAACCGACCCGCCGCAAGTGGGTCGCCAGCGCTCGGGTGCGAAGATGGACGATCACGCCGTCTCCTTCCCACTTTTTCGGCAACCGCATCCGGTTTTGCGAATCGCGGGGAGCGATCAGCAGGCGCCAATGCTGCTGTCGGGCGAATTGGCCGACCGCTTCGACGACGCTCCGCCCCCAGCTATCATCCGTTTCAATTAAGACCGCCACGCGGCGATAGTTTTCCAGCACCACTGCTTACCCCAACAAGCGGAACGCCAACCTCCGT is a genomic window of Blastopirellula sediminis containing:
- a CDS encoding AraC family transcriptional regulator, whose translation is MAVLIETDDSWGRSVVEAVGQFARQQHWRLLIAPRDSQNRMRLPKKWEGDGVIVHLRTRALATHLRRVGLPTVDVSQMLPSENWLGRVATDDERRAHLAVTHLRQLGLKHFACYAPPLGRYNDQRVEIFARLLKEAGFACSIFGSKEVRQGWAVDHQHVMQWLSKLPRPLGVFAADPYPARQLAEICDLGGIRVPDEVAILAGDDDDLLCNLAWPRLSAIQLGCHALGTEASKLLLKLMNGGAIPAKPKLIAPIQVRQRHSTDMLAIADSELLAILRYIREHADQGLQVKQLIREFPISRRSLEQRFREQLGRSPAEEIRRVRLERAKGMLLESSLSIAEIARLCGFASSAHFATAFQKQHGATPTGWRGEHA